In Chloroflexota bacterium, one DNA window encodes the following:
- a CDS encoding carboxypeptidase-like regulatory domain-containing protein: protein MDRLRHRWSLIGTILALIGLWSSLVVISLPQRTQAQPVVEEQRIVARIEAKDRTDSLALSARGLDLLEMRDKHDLFALITPSELAKLQQEGFVAEIDQEQTRLLQEPSIMPVQGGFRTVEEGYALLDQWHATYPNLTDLFTYGTSWDKVTAGGPAGYDLRGITLTNSLIPGPKPTFFLMSAIHAREMSTAELTLRYTEYLLSRYETDPDVHWLLDEHTIVIVPFVNPDGRKIAEQSLSQRKNRNTVDTSGCSGVNIGIDLNRNSSFHWGEVDSPNGDRCGATWPGVSAASEPEVATLQQWIRGVFADQRGPSDTDPAPDTTTGVYISIHSYSDLVLWPYGHSAQLAPNDADLRGLGTKFASYNGYTPQKSDELYPTSGTTDDWAYGELGVAAYTFEIGPESGTCSGFFPAFTCLDGQAPGNFWGRNLPAFLYASKVARTPYLLQRGPDALNVTAQSMSNGYKLMATINDVTNGNQTIAAAEAYVDTPPWRAGATAISLSATDGSFNSTQEAVNATIPQNLNAGRHLVYFRGRDAAGNWGPVSAQWLDVAPQGLVGFVRASDNNQPIANATIVATTGTFTSTTTSGTDGSYRLELPVGSYTLKASGVGLTPASYNLTVSSNTFTTQDLSLAQLAVLTTSPSPLTFNVASGSQDRTLVVGNAGGTSLNAAISLAPTGYEVKSSDDAGGPSYTWNDISSTGTRLSLGDDTCSVVNLPSSFNYYGTAYSKLIVNSNGFVSPTNATTCSSTGTSTNGVVPSTSTPNNVIAALWDDLDPENLTGTNGVFTYNDSANNQFIVEFSGVPHWANNGNFSPEDFQFVLNLTTGDVTLNYQNVDTQNSVSVGIEDSTGANGYQWVYNSTGRLHDNLTIQFAAYAGSAPWLSWTPSNFDVAARGSANVQVTANATGLANGTYRTRLRVNAGANTVNGDQTVPVVLNVGSSTVHDVAVSAPQAALSGFVGSTITYTLSVTNTGNVSDSFNLSLSGNVWSTTLSQTSVNLAAGASTTVQVSVAIPANATANSTDSVTVTATSAADSSATSSTSLVSTANSIPVSQYKVFMPYIVK from the coding sequence ATGGACCGTCTGAGGCATCGTTGGTCGTTAATTGGGACAATCCTCGCGTTAATTGGCTTGTGGAGTAGCTTGGTGGTGATTTCGCTGCCCCAACGTACCCAAGCCCAGCCTGTGGTCGAAGAACAACGGATTGTGGCGCGGATTGAGGCCAAAGATCGCACTGATTCGCTGGCACTTAGTGCACGTGGCCTTGATTTGTTGGAAATGCGTGATAAGCACGATTTGTTTGCATTAATTACGCCAAGCGAATTGGCCAAATTGCAACAAGAAGGCTTTGTCGCTGAAATTGATCAAGAGCAAACTCGTTTGTTGCAAGAACCTTCAATCATGCCAGTCCAAGGTGGATTTCGCACGGTTGAAGAAGGCTACGCCTTACTTGATCAATGGCATGCGACCTATCCCAACCTAACGGATTTATTCACGTATGGGACTTCATGGGATAAAGTGACCGCTGGTGGGCCAGCAGGCTACGATTTGCGCGGGATCACGCTGACCAATTCGTTGATTCCTGGGCCAAAACCAACCTTCTTCTTAATGTCGGCGATTCACGCTCGTGAAATGTCAACCGCTGAATTGACTTTGCGCTATACCGAGTATTTGCTTTCGCGCTATGAAACCGACCCCGATGTGCATTGGTTGCTTGATGAGCACACAATTGTGATTGTGCCTTTTGTCAACCCCGATGGGCGCAAGATTGCCGAGCAAAGCTTATCGCAACGCAAAAATCGCAACACGGTTGATACCTCAGGCTGTAGCGGCGTGAATATTGGGATCGACCTCAACCGCAACTCATCGTTCCACTGGGGCGAAGTCGATAGCCCGAATGGTGATCGTTGTGGTGCAACATGGCCTGGCGTTTCAGCTGCTTCAGAGCCAGAAGTTGCCACTTTACAACAATGGATTCGTGGCGTATTTGCTGATCAACGTGGGCCAAGTGATACTGATCCTGCGCCAGATACCACAACCGGGGTCTATATCTCAATTCACTCATATAGCGATTTGGTTTTGTGGCCATATGGTCACTCAGCCCAACTTGCGCCAAACGATGCCGATTTGCGTGGTTTGGGCACGAAATTCGCCAGCTACAACGGCTACACACCGCAAAAATCCGACGAGCTGTATCCAACTAGTGGTACAACCGATGATTGGGCTTATGGTGAGTTAGGGGTAGCGGCCTATACCTTTGAAATTGGGCCAGAATCGGGCACATGTAGCGGCTTCTTCCCAGCATTTACCTGTCTGGATGGCCAAGCACCTGGTAATTTCTGGGGTCGCAACTTGCCAGCCTTCTTGTATGCCTCGAAAGTTGCGCGGACACCATATTTGTTACAACGTGGCCCAGATGCGTTGAATGTAACCGCTCAATCGATGAGCAATGGTTACAAATTGATGGCAACGATTAATGATGTAACCAATGGTAACCAAACAATTGCTGCTGCCGAAGCCTATGTTGATACGCCACCATGGCGAGCTGGGGCAACTGCAATTAGCCTGAGCGCAACTGATGGCAGCTTCAACAGCACTCAAGAAGCGGTCAATGCAACCATTCCGCAAAACTTGAATGCTGGTCGCCACTTAGTCTATTTCCGTGGGCGCGATGCTGCGGGCAACTGGGGTCCGGTCAGCGCTCAATGGCTCGATGTTGCACCGCAAGGCTTGGTTGGCTTTGTCCGCGCAAGCGATAACAATCAGCCAATTGCCAATGCGACGATTGTCGCCACAACTGGCACCTTTACCAGCACGACGACCAGCGGCACTGATGGCAGCTATCGTTTGGAATTGCCAGTTGGTAGCTATACACTCAAGGCCAGTGGTGTTGGCTTGACTCCGGCTAGCTACAACCTGACTGTTAGCAGTAATACGTTCACAACTCAAGATTTGAGTTTGGCGCAGTTGGCAGTCTTGACGACCTCGCCCAGCCCATTGACTTTCAATGTGGCCAGTGGCAGCCAAGATCGCACCTTAGTGGTGGGCAATGCTGGTGGTACAAGCCTGAATGCCGCCATCTCGCTAGCCCCAACTGGCTATGAAGTTAAGAGCAGCGATGATGCTGGCGGCCCAAGCTATACTTGGAACGATATCAGTAGCACTGGCACTCGCCTCAGTTTAGGCGATGATACCTGTTCGGTGGTGAACTTGCCAAGCAGCTTCAATTACTATGGCACCGCCTATAGCAAATTGATTGTCAATAGCAATGGTTTCGTTAGCCCAACCAACGCCACCACCTGTAGCTCAACTGGTACATCGACCAACGGCGTTGTGCCAAGCACCTCAACTCCCAACAACGTGATTGCAGCCTTGTGGGACGACCTTGATCCAGAGAACTTGACTGGCACGAACGGGGTCTTTACCTATAACGATAGCGCCAACAATCAATTTATTGTTGAATTTAGTGGTGTGCCACACTGGGCAAACAATGGCAACTTCAGCCCCGAAGATTTTCAATTTGTGCTGAATCTGACAACTGGCGATGTTACGCTCAATTATCAGAACGTTGATACCCAAAATAGCGTTAGCGTTGGTATCGAAGATAGCACTGGGGCCAATGGCTATCAGTGGGTCTATAACAGCACTGGCCGTTTGCACGATAATTTGACAATTCAATTTGCGGCCTATGCTGGTAGTGCCCCATGGCTCAGTTGGACACCCAGCAACTTTGATGTAGCAGCGCGTGGTTCGGCGAACGTCCAAGTGACTGCCAATGCTACAGGCCTTGCCAATGGCACTTATCGCACTCGCTTGCGGGTTAACGCAGGAGCCAATACCGTCAACGGCGACCAAACGGTTCCGGTGGTTTTGAATGTTGGTAGCTCGACTGTCCATGATGTCGCAGTTAGTGCACCGCAAGCAGCCTTGAGTGGCTTCGTTGGTTCAACCATCACCTACACGCTGAGCGTCACTAACACAGGCAATGTGAGCGATAGCTTTAACCTGAGCTTGAGTGGCAACGTTTGGTCAACAACCTTGAGTCAAACCAGTGTTAATTTGGCGGCTGGTGCAAGCACTACAGTCCAAGTATCGGTGGCAATTCCGGCCAACGCCACTGCCAATAGCACCGATAGCGTCACGGTTACAGCAACTTCGGCTGCTGATAGTAGCGCAACTAGCAGTACCAGCTTGGTTTCAACCGCTAATAGTATTCCAGTCAGCCAATATAAGGTATTTATGCCCTATATTGTGAAGTAG
- a CDS encoding ROK family protein, with translation MQGLPKKASREQSKLHNYRLVFKAIYDGGAISRVDVARLTNLTPTTVSSNVAILLEEELVQEVGLAPSGGGKPATLLSVLDDGRHLIGLDVAGHELRGTIINLRGAIRQRQTLALNGGNVLEQLYQLIDQLLANTHSPVLGIGIGAPGVINTTAGVVQQAVNLGWHNLALRDLLGKRYGLPVYLANDSHVTAIAEHTFGSQRNAANLVVINVGRGIGAGIFINGRIVGGDAWGAGEIGHVVVQPHGTLCRCGHYGCLETVASTSALLTKLDATQPQSQPWTIAEVQAALAANDPTVRALVDEAAYYLGIAIANVVGLLNAQSIILAGSLAQLGNDLLQPLRRSLAQHALQTLVAATDVQVSTLGSDIVTLGAAALLLANELGIVRD, from the coding sequence ATGCAGGGACTGCCCAAGAAAGCCAGTCGGGAGCAAAGCAAGCTTCACAACTACCGACTTGTCTTCAAAGCCATCTACGACGGTGGCGCGATTAGTCGGGTGGATGTAGCACGCTTAACCAACCTCACGCCAACCACAGTTTCGAGTAACGTCGCGATCCTACTCGAAGAAGAATTGGTGCAAGAAGTCGGGTTAGCGCCCTCTGGTGGTGGAAAGCCAGCGACATTGCTGAGCGTATTGGATGATGGTCGTCACTTGATCGGTTTGGATGTTGCGGGACACGAACTGCGGGGCACGATTATCAACTTACGTGGGGCAATTCGCCAACGCCAAACGCTCGCGCTGAATGGGGGCAATGTTCTCGAACAATTGTATCAACTGATTGATCAATTGCTGGCGAACACCCACAGCCCAGTTCTCGGAATTGGCATCGGCGCACCAGGGGTGATTAACACCACCGCTGGAGTTGTCCAACAAGCAGTCAACCTTGGTTGGCACAATCTCGCACTCCGCGATTTGTTGGGCAAGCGTTATGGGTTACCGGTCTATTTGGCCAACGATAGTCATGTAACGGCGATTGCTGAACACACGTTTGGCAGCCAGCGCAACGCGGCAAACCTTGTGGTGATCAACGTTGGGCGTGGGATCGGCGCAGGCATTTTTATCAATGGTCGAATTGTTGGTGGTGATGCTTGGGGAGCGGGTGAAATCGGTCACGTCGTGGTTCAACCTCATGGAACTCTCTGTCGTTGTGGCCATTATGGCTGCCTCGAAACTGTTGCCAGCACAAGTGCGCTGCTAACAAAACTTGATGCAACCCAACCACAATCACAGCCATGGACAATTGCCGAGGTCCAAGCGGCCTTAGCCGCGAATGATCCGACTGTCCGAGCCTTGGTTGACGAAGCCGCCTACTATCTTGGCATCGCCATTGCAAATGTAGTGGGTTTGCTCAACGCTCAATCAATTATCCTCGCTGGGTCGCTGGCCCAACTTGGCAATGATTTACTCCAACCGTTACGCCGTTCGCTAGCACAACACGCTTTGCAGACTTTGGTCGCCGCCACCGATGTGCAAGTGAGCACCCTCGGCAGCGATATTGTTACCTTAGGTGCAGCAGCTCTGTTACTAGCCAATGAGCTAGGCATTGTTCGGGATTAA
- a CDS encoding ROK family protein: MDQRQRRNANGWRLGVDVGGTKIATLLVDGDNRVWASVQRPTDTATPDNALKSLADAIWETLKQADLPIRLLAGIGIGIPGQVDTQSGIVRHAVNLGWQAVDLRGFINATFGTACVIENDVRAAALGIQRYWLAGSIDSILYVSIGTGIAAGMILDGAVYRGSHGMAGEIGHARFGSSTIRCRCGNYGCLEAIVAGPAIANYAHSLLSSFPHSQLHQLNSITTPAVYAAAEAGDDLALAVAHMVGEQLAQALYTMVLAYDCDHIVLGGGVSRAGSAFFAPIEQALDVLRQQSSLAASLLPTGRVKLLDRDFAAGAWGGIALLDSQALARVAQTQMA; this comes from the coding sequence GTGGATCAACGACAGCGCCGGAACGCCAATGGCTGGCGGCTGGGAGTCGATGTAGGGGGGACGAAAATTGCCACCCTACTTGTCGATGGCGATAATCGGGTTTGGGCCAGCGTTCAACGCCCAACCGATACCGCAACTCCAGACAATGCCCTCAAGTCTCTTGCTGACGCGATTTGGGAAACCTTGAAACAAGCCGACCTGCCCATTCGGCTCCTTGCGGGCATTGGGATTGGCATTCCAGGCCAAGTCGATACGCAGAGCGGGATTGTTCGGCACGCCGTCAATCTTGGCTGGCAAGCAGTTGATCTACGTGGATTCATCAACGCAACCTTTGGCACGGCCTGTGTGATTGAAAACGATGTTCGAGCAGCAGCATTAGGCATTCAACGCTATTGGTTGGCTGGTTCGATCGATTCGATATTATATGTTAGTATAGGTACTGGCATAGCCGCTGGCATGATTCTTGATGGAGCTGTTTACCGTGGTAGTCACGGGATGGCGGGTGAAATCGGTCATGCACGTTTCGGATCATCAACAATTCGCTGTCGCTGTGGCAATTATGGCTGTCTTGAAGCCATTGTTGCTGGGCCAGCAATTGCCAACTATGCACACTCTCTGCTCTCATCATTCCCGCATAGCCAACTCCATCAGCTTAATTCGATAACCACTCCAGCAGTTTACGCCGCTGCTGAAGCTGGCGATGATTTAGCGTTGGCAGTTGCCCACATGGTTGGCGAACAACTTGCTCAAGCCCTCTATACCATGGTGCTTGCCTACGATTGCGACCATATTGTGCTTGGAGGCGGTGTTAGCCGCGCAGGCTCAGCCTTCTTCGCACCAATCGAACAAGCACTTGATGTCTTACGTCAGCAAAGTTCTCTAGCAGCATCGTTACTTCCGACAGGGCGAGTTAAGCTCTTAGATCGTGATTTTGCTGCTGGTGCATGGGGCGGGATCGCCTTGCTCGATAGCCAAGCGTTGGCGCGGGTTGCGCAAACGCAAATGGCCTAA
- a CDS encoding ABC transporter substrate-binding protein → MKHRSFLLLLLISMLIAACGGSTTPTTAPTADTAAQATTAPAATEAPAATEAPAATEAPAATKTTDSTGSVPAVNPNYAELVRAEAGEFKGTKVSIFGLWVEAEDTAFNQTLAAFEARTGIDVQYEGSKDFETLIPVRAEGGNAPDIAGFSQPGLMATLARKNKLVDISSFIKPADLQKDYIQSWIDLGSVDNTLYGVFFRASTKSIVWYPVPAFEEAGYTIPQTWDELTALSDKMVADGNTPWCIGLEHGNVTGWVATDWMEDIMLRTAGAETYDKWVSHEIPFTDPSVKNAAEVMGKIWFNETYVAGGREGILTTTVADTQTPMFNADKPGCWLHRQAGWIPSFFPEGKKAGTDSNFFYLPPIDPAQGKPVLGGGDVFAMFNDRPEVRAVLQYLASPESAKGWVEAGGFISPNKSVDLAWYGNDIDRRQAEIIKEATVFRFDASDLMPAEVGVGTFWKGMVDYVNNTEIDTVLQTIEESWPQN, encoded by the coding sequence ATGAAACATCGCAGTTTCCTGTTGTTACTGCTGATCAGCATGCTGATCGCCGCCTGTGGTGGTAGCACAACACCTACGACCGCACCAACCGCTGACACTGCTGCACAAGCCACCACGGCTCCGGCAGCAACTGAAGCACCAGCCGCGACCGAAGCACCAGCCGCAACCGAAGCACCAGCCGCAACCAAAACTACAGATAGCACTGGCAGCGTCCCAGCCGTCAATCCTAACTATGCCGAATTAGTCCGCGCCGAAGCTGGCGAATTCAAAGGTACCAAAGTTAGCATTTTCGGTTTGTGGGTTGAAGCTGAAGACACCGCCTTCAATCAAACCTTGGCTGCCTTCGAAGCCCGCACTGGCATCGATGTTCAGTACGAAGGCTCGAAAGATTTCGAAACCTTGATTCCTGTTCGCGCCGAAGGTGGTAACGCCCCTGACATCGCTGGTTTCTCACAACCAGGCTTGATGGCAACCTTGGCTCGCAAGAACAAGTTGGTCGATATCTCAAGCTTCATCAAACCAGCAGATTTGCAAAAAGATTACATCCAATCATGGATCGATCTTGGCTCAGTTGATAACACCCTCTACGGTGTCTTCTTCCGCGCCAGCACCAAGAGCATCGTCTGGTATCCAGTTCCAGCCTTCGAAGAAGCTGGCTACACTATTCCACAAACCTGGGATGAATTGACTGCTTTGAGCGACAAGATGGTTGCTGATGGCAACACTCCATGGTGTATCGGCTTGGAACACGGCAACGTGACCGGCTGGGTTGCTACCGACTGGATGGAAGACATCATGTTGCGCACCGCTGGCGCTGAAACCTACGACAAGTGGGTCAGCCACGAAATCCCATTCACCGACCCAAGCGTCAAGAACGCTGCCGAAGTGATGGGCAAAATCTGGTTCAACGAAACCTACGTTGCTGGTGGCCGTGAAGGTATCTTGACCACCACCGTGGCCGATACCCAAACTCCAATGTTCAACGCCGACAAACCAGGCTGCTGGTTGCACCGCCAAGCTGGCTGGATTCCATCATTCTTCCCAGAAGGCAAGAAAGCTGGCACCGACAGCAACTTCTTCTACTTGCCACCAATTGATCCAGCCCAAGGCAAGCCTGTGTTGGGTGGTGGCGACGTGTTCGCTATGTTCAACGACCGCCCCGAAGTTCGCGCCGTCTTGCAATACTTGGCTAGCCCAGAATCAGCCAAAGGCTGGGTCGAAGCTGGTGGCTTTATCTCACCAAACAAGAGCGTAGACTTGGCTTGGTATGGTAACGACATCGACCGCCGCCAAGCTGAAATCATCAAGGAAGCAACCGTGTTCCGCTTCGATGCTTCTGACTTGATGCCAGCTGAAGTTGGCGTAGGTACCTTCTGGAAAGGTATGGTCGATTACGTGAACAATACCGAAATCGACACTGTGTTGCAAACCATCGAAGAAAGCTGGCCACAGAACTAA
- a CDS encoding sugar ABC transporter permease: MSSQPQTGTQPLSRNNVGIVRMLLVPLALIISILVGRWSLGVMKDAEAPRLLVVGVALLVGVFGIWIAYWLCNELLNLIPSETLREKIRPVIFVGPALALLIIYLVYPTVMTAYYSVLDKNSEAFVGLDNFVFAFQNRTIQIALRNNLYWIVGVTTFSVVGGLIMAVLFDKVRYESVAKSMIFLPMIISFVGAGVIWRFMYASNPPGVGLLNAFIGNFDYKPVAWLINKSVNNISLIVIMIWLQTGFCLVILSAALKAIPADIIDAARVDGAGELDIFWRIIIPSLKTTILTVVTTVVIAVLKVFDIVYVMTNGNYETEVIANRMFTEFFRNQNYGLSSALTMILVIAVLPVMIINVRNARRQRG; encoded by the coding sequence ATGTCATCACAACCACAAACAGGCACGCAGCCGCTCTCACGCAATAACGTCGGGATAGTGCGCATGCTGCTTGTGCCTCTCGCATTAATTATTTCAATCTTGGTCGGGCGTTGGAGCCTTGGCGTTATGAAAGATGCCGAAGCGCCACGGTTGTTGGTGGTTGGGGTGGCCTTGCTCGTCGGGGTCTTTGGCATCTGGATTGCCTACTGGCTCTGTAACGAGTTGCTCAATCTGATTCCTTCTGAGACGCTGCGCGAGAAGATTCGCCCAGTGATTTTTGTTGGCCCAGCCTTGGCCTTGCTGATTATCTACTTGGTTTACCCAACCGTGATGACGGCCTACTATAGCGTGCTCGACAAAAATAGCGAGGCCTTTGTTGGGCTTGATAATTTTGTCTTTGCCTTTCAAAACCGCACCATCCAAATCGCGCTGCGCAATAATCTCTACTGGATTGTTGGTGTAACCACATTTAGCGTGGTTGGTGGTTTGATTATGGCGGTGCTGTTCGATAAAGTGCGCTATGAATCAGTTGCTAAATCGATGATCTTCTTGCCGATGATTATCTCGTTTGTGGGCGCAGGTGTGATTTGGCGCTTTATGTATGCCAGTAACCCGCCAGGCGTGGGCTTATTGAATGCGTTTATCGGCAATTTCGACTATAAGCCTGTTGCTTGGCTGATCAATAAGAGCGTCAATAATATTTCGTTGATCGTGATTATGATTTGGCTGCAAACTGGTTTTTGTCTGGTGATTCTCTCAGCGGCGCTCAAGGCGATTCCCGCCGATATCATCGATGCGGCCCGGGTAGACGGCGCAGGCGAACTCGACATCTTCTGGCGAATTATCATTCCTTCGCTCAAAACTACAATTTTGACCGTGGTGACGACGGTGGTGATCGCGGTCTTGAAGGTGTTCGATATTGTGTATGTGATGACCAACGGTAACTATGAAACTGAAGTGATCGCCAACCGCATGTTTACCGAGTTCTTCCGCAACCAAAACTATGGCCTAAGTAGTGCCTTGACCATGATTTTGGTGATCGCCGTGCTGCCAGTGATGATTATTAATGTGCGGAATGCCCGCCGTCAGCGAGGGTAA
- a CDS encoding carbohydrate ABC transporter permease: protein MRIQRFFSRSFVHFAVIAIAFLWTLPTVGVLVSSFRPENDVKTSGWWNALKHPFEESVWTFKNYSDVINANGIGEAFVNTLVVTIPATILPITVAAFAAYAFAWMKFPGRDWLFAMVIGLMVVPLQVALIPILRLYTQTGIAGTFLGLWLAHTGFGLPLAIYLLYNYISQLPGDLIESAKIDGASDFTAFMKIVLPLSTPAIASFAIFQFLWIWNDLLVSLVFLGTNKVLTVKLSELTGSLGNKWHLLTAGAFVSMVVPLAVFFALQRYFVRGLLAGSVKG from the coding sequence ATGCGTATCCAACGTTTTTTCTCACGTTCATTTGTTCACTTCGCAGTTATCGCGATTGCCTTTCTCTGGACATTGCCAACCGTCGGCGTGTTAGTTAGCTCGTTCCGCCCTGAAAATGATGTTAAAACTTCAGGCTGGTGGAATGCGCTCAAACATCCATTCGAAGAATCGGTCTGGACCTTCAAGAATTATTCTGATGTGATCAACGCCAACGGTATCGGTGAAGCCTTTGTCAATACCTTGGTCGTAACGATTCCGGCCACGATTTTGCCAATTACGGTGGCTGCTTTTGCTGCCTACGCCTTTGCTTGGATGAAATTTCCAGGCCGCGATTGGCTATTTGCCATGGTGATTGGCTTGATGGTCGTGCCCTTGCAGGTAGCATTGATCCCAATTTTGCGCTTGTATACGCAAACCGGGATCGCCGGAACCTTCCTTGGGTTATGGCTGGCGCATACTGGCTTTGGCTTGCCGCTGGCGATTTATCTGCTCTATAACTATATTTCGCAGCTGCCAGGCGACCTGATCGAATCGGCCAAGATCGACGGTGCTTCCGATTTCACGGCCTTTATGAAGATTGTGCTGCCCCTTTCGACTCCCGCGATTGCCTCGTTTGCAATCTTCCAATTCCTCTGGATTTGGAATGACCTGCTGGTTTCGTTGGTGTTCTTGGGCACAAATAAAGTGTTGACGGTCAAACTTTCTGAATTAACTGGCTCGCTCGGTAATAAATGGCACTTACTCACCGCTGGCGCGTTTGTCTCGATGGTCGTGCCGTTGGCAGTGTTCTTTGCATTGCAACGCTATTTCGTGCGTGGGTTGCTAGCCGGATCAGTCAAGGGATAA
- a CDS encoding family 20 glycosylhydrolase — MQLLPKPKNLQRAEGSYALPKIWQISLPSGLDQRVSASLAALGEYQVVEQAANLLLTLDSSIAHADGYRLQIAADGMQIVAQTAAGLFYGLQTLRQIQQQSAGQLPYLLIDDAPDFAVRGFMLDISRDKVPTMATLYALIDELASWKINQIQLYIEHTFAYQNHPTVWADASPLTAEEVRALDDFCLERFIELVPNQNCFGHMRRWLTKPEYRDLAECPDGCDTGDPDWGYFEEPFTLAPEHPGSIELVRSMLDELLPNFRTRTLNVGCDETVELGLGASAAAVAERGKGRVYLEFLQKLYHEAHSRGYVMQFWSDIILHYPELVSELPRDAEVLIWGYESHHPFEEQAATIAKAGLPFYVCPGTSSWNTVAGRTTNALENIASAAKHGLNHGAKGFLMTDWGDNGHWQPLVTSYLGLAIGAARAWNALAELDVVALLDTVVFADSNEVLGNLVYQLGDVYRAVPPLLHNTSSLFRILQANPAAIAELKLDREDLHSADEILVQLRDDLQNIKPQRADGELCQVELAWAIDLLRHAVQRGLWVLDQQPSETASKLQPEIDTLIERFQQVWLSRNRPGGLQDSLKHFASLRDSYGEVRYA; from the coding sequence ATGCAATTATTACCAAAACCAAAAAACCTTCAGCGTGCTGAGGGAAGCTATGCTTTACCCAAAATTTGGCAGATTAGCCTACCTAGTGGGCTTGATCAGCGGGTTTCAGCCAGTTTAGCCGCGCTGGGCGAATATCAAGTAGTTGAGCAAGCTGCCAATTTGCTGCTAACGCTTGATTCAAGCATTGCTCACGCCGATGGCTATCGTTTGCAGATTGCTGCTGATGGCATGCAGATTGTTGCGCAAACTGCGGCAGGCTTGTTTTATGGCCTGCAAACGCTGCGCCAAATTCAACAACAATCAGCTGGGCAATTGCCGTACCTATTAATTGATGATGCTCCAGATTTTGCAGTGCGTGGCTTTATGCTCGATATTAGCCGCGATAAAGTGCCAACCATGGCCACGCTCTACGCGCTGATCGACGAATTGGCTAGCTGGAAAATTAACCAAATTCAACTGTATATTGAGCATACGTTTGCCTACCAAAATCACCCCACAGTATGGGCTGATGCTTCGCCGCTGACTGCTGAGGAAGTGCGAGCGCTTGATGATTTCTGTCTTGAGCGCTTTATCGAATTAGTGCCCAACCAAAATTGTTTTGGCCATATGCGGCGTTGGCTGACCAAACCAGAATATCGCGATTTGGCCGAGTGCCCCGACGGCTGCGACACTGGTGACCCCGATTGGGGCTATTTCGAAGAACCCTTCACCTTGGCTCCCGAACACCCAGGCAGCATCGAATTAGTACGCAGCATGCTCGACGAACTATTGCCCAACTTCCGCACGCGCACGCTCAATGTTGGCTGCGACGAAACGGTTGAATTGGGCTTGGGGGCAAGCGCAGCGGCAGTTGCTGAGCGCGGCAAAGGTCGGGTGTATCTCGAATTTTTGCAAAAGCTCTACCACGAAGCCCATTCACGCGGCTATGTGATGCAATTCTGGAGCGATATTATTTTGCATTATCCAGAGTTGGTCAGCGAATTGCCGCGCGATGCCGAGGTGTTGATTTGGGGCTACGAGTCGCATCATCCCTTTGAAGAACAAGCCGCCACAATTGCCAAAGCTGGCTTGCCCTTCTACGTTTGCCCAGGCACTTCAAGCTGGAACACTGTCGCAGGCCGTACCACCAATGCCTTGGAAAATATCGCTAGCGCCGCCAAACATGGCTTGAACCACGGCGCAAAAGGCTTTTTGATGACCGATTGGGGCGATAATGGCCACTGGCAACCGCTCGTTACCAGCTATCTTGGCTTGGCAATCGGCGCTGCGCGGGCTTGGAATGCGCTCGCGGAACTTGATGTGGTCGCCTTGCTCGATACGGTGGTTTTTGCTGATAGCAACGAGGTTTTAGGCAATTTGGTCTATCAATTGGGCGATGTCTATCGCGCTGTGCCACCATTATTGCACAATACCTCGTCGTTATTCCGCATTTTGCAGGCTAACCCCGCAGCGATTGCCGAATTAAAACTTGATCGCGAAGATTTGCATAGCGCCGATGAGATTTTGGTGCAACTGCGCGATGACTTGCAAAATATCAAACCTCAACGCGCCGATGGTGAGCTTTGCCAAGTTGAGCTAGCTTGGGCGATCGATTTATTGCGCCATGCGGTGCAACGCGGTTTGTGGGTGCTTGATCAACAGCCAAGCGAAACCGCTAGCAAATTGCAACCAGAAATTGATACCTTGATCGAGCGCTTCCAACAAGTTTGGCTGAGCCGCAATCGCCCAGGTGGCTTGCAAGATAGCTTGAAACATTTTGCAAGCTTGCGCGATAGCTACGGCGAGGTGCGTTATGCCTGA